The sequence below is a genomic window from Candidatus Poribacteria bacterium.
CCGATCCAGTGGTGGTCACAGAAATAAAGGATAACAAGGGCGGGATTTATAAAGCCGTCGAGTTGGAAGAGGGTGGAAAATTTTTCCACGATAGGGACTATACGATTACGAATATCCCGAAAGACTTTCGTGGACTCACGCAGGTCTCCACGTCAGCAGACTGTCCCGGCGGACAGGACTACCGACTCACGTTTGAAATCGACCGGCCGGCTTATATCTACCAAGCCTGGGATAGCCGACATACACGTCCAGAAGACCGTGGACAGGATCCGAAAGGCTGGTTTACAAAGGGATATACGGATACTGAAGAAATCCTCATGTTGGACGCTCCGCACGCCCCAACCGAGTATTTTATCTACAAATCCAATGAACCGCATCCGGCAGGAACAGTGGAGTTGCTCGGTATTGATGAGGTCATCGGAGATCCAGTCCTCATGTGGACGATCTTCCTCGAAGAAGGTGTACTTCCTGTTGACCCCGCTGGGAGTCTAACGACAACCTGGGGCGAAATTAAATCGGATCAGTAGCATTCTCCACAGGCGGGTTCATCAACCCGCCTTTTTGCATTACGATTTAAACAAGAGGGAGAACCCATGGCATTTAGCGATTTCAAAACAATCCCTGAAGTCTTAAAGAGATTCAGAATCACATATAATGCTGTCTTCAAAGCGAGCACTGCAGCACGATCAGAAACCTGTTAATAGATAATACACGCCCCACCTGCACACACACTCCCTGCTTTCTGCGTCACATCACCGGCGACACTATCAGCCTCACCTGCTTCAAACTCGGCGACGATGTCCATCGTTCCCTCCGCTGGTTCCGATAGACTGAGGTGGAGCGTATCGCTCTGCGTGAACGTCACTGTGCATCCTGTCGCCTGAAAAAGGGTGATCGCGATGCAGAAGAGAATCAGAAGGGAAAACAGACGAACCTGTACGTATTTCATGGTTAAATCTCAACTCTCCGGAGGTCGGCTTGGTCAAGTGTATTTGTGCCTAAACCGAGGACACTCGCTGTGTTAATATGGTTTGCTAATTTAGACACAGACCCCAACTCCAACTCCTCGCGCTTCTGGTTGACAGTCTGAAGGACAAGGACATCAAGGATAACCGGATCTGCGCCGACAAAGAGGCTGCCATATTTCCAGGCGCTTTCGGCGTGATATGTCGGTCCTCGGTCGAACGATGCAACCAGTCCATCAACGATATTGAGGACGAGTTTATCTTTCAGGACCTTATGCTCTAAAATCTCGGCGATAGCCGGATTGCAATAGATCGGTTTTCCATGGAACCGGCGTGTGTTATCAACACTGCCAAACGCGAGGTTCTTTAAACATCCACTGATCCCTGCCATTTCATGGTGTTTCAAAACCGGAACATTAATCAACACATCAACATGCTGCGTAACGATTCGGGAATACCGGGAGCGAGTGCTTTCGTTTTCTCGGCGGTTAACGCTGTCTTTTTCACTTTCGTAAAATACTTCGTCGTCATACCCGACCCCTTCTGTATCAGAGGCAAAAGTCTGCACTGCGCCTTCATCTTGTTTGATGGGGTAACCAGCGTTCAAGAGATGGTTTTCAAACCGGTCCCAGATAATAATTTGTTTTTTGAGGACACCCGCGCCATATACCCCTTCAACAATCTTATCAACAATGATAGGATGTGTGCTGAATTGCGGTCCACCGAGCGGGTTGATTTTTATGCCGACGATGTCGTCGGGTAGAACGATATCTCGCCATGCCTCCTTCGCAGAAGCACGTCCAGTGAACTTCATCATCGCCTGATCAATCAGTTCACTGACAGCGTCCTCATCGAGCCGATCGCCATCCCAGACGTTTTGACTCACCGCCTCAACGACAGGCGTGAGAGGCGTTGTTGTCGTGGTATCGGGCTGTAACTGTCCACTACTCAACTGTGCGAACGCCGGAAGTGTACTGAGTGCGCCACCGATGCCGCCAACACCCGTAGCAAGCCGGGTTAAGAATTGTCGGCGGTCAAGCGTATCTCGGTGCCGTGCAGCTTCTTGGCTGTCGGCAATAATCTCTTCTATAACGGTGTCGTAAGGTTTCATCAAAGTTTCCCCAATTCCGTGAGAATCTGCGCGGTCGGCACACGCACGGCTACCCCGTCAATAGATTTCCAAGCGACTGTCCCATCCTTGCGAAGGACATAGGATGCAGGACGTGCTATCCTATTGTTCCCAGGATCCAAGACGTTGTAGGCACTGATGACCGCTCTGTCTTTATCCGAGAGGACAGGGAATTCAAGTCCACTGCCTTGGACTGTCTTTTTGGTATCACCTTCATCATCGGAACTGATAGCGATGAGTTCCGCGCCTGCCGCCCGAATGTTCGCATAGTTTTTTTGCAACTCTCCGAGTTGCCCTCTGCAGAACGGTCACCAGCCGCCGCGGTAAAACACCAGCACTACGTTCGTGTTTCCGACATAATCAGCGAGTGCGTGTAATTTGCCATCGCCATCGG
It includes:
- a CDS encoding DUF362 domain-containing protein, with amino-acid sequence MKPYDTVIEEIIADSQEAARHRDTLDRRQFLTRLATGVGGIGGALSTLPAFAQLSSGQLQPDTTTTTPLTPVVEAVSQNVWDGDRLDEDAVSELIDQAMMKFTGRASAKEAWRDIVLPDDIVGIKINPLGGPQFSTHPIIVDKIVEGVYGAGVLKKQIIIWDRFENHLLNAGYPIKQDEGAVQTFASDTEGVGYDDEVFYESEKDSVNRRENESTRSRYSRIVTQHVDVLINVPVLKHHEMAGISGCLKNLAFGSVDNTRRFHGKPIYCNPAIAEILEHKVLKDKLVLNIVDGLVASFDRGPTYHAESAWKYGSLFVGADPVILDVLVLQTVNQKREELELGSVSKLANHINTASVLGLGTNTLDQADLRRVEI
- a CDS encoding peroxiredoxin family protein, producing MQKNYANIRAAGAELIAISSDDEGDTKKTVQGSGLEFPVLSDKDRAVISAYNVLDPGNNRIARPASYVLRKDGTVAWKSIDGVAVRVPTAQILTELGKL